The Streptomyces sp. DG1A-41 genomic sequence AGGTGTATGCCGCCGCGGCCGGCGGGATTCTGCACTGGCGGCAGGAGGAGCCGGGCCGGACGCCGGTGCGGGGGAAGGGGCCGACGTGCCCGCGCGTCCGGGGACCCTGCGCGCGATCGCGACGTCCGCGGAGCACACCACCCTTTTCTTCACGGACACCTCCGGCGACCTGTGCGCCTGGCGCCCGGGGGAGAAGCCGGTGACGCTCATCGCCTCCGCCGGGCCGGGGCCGGTGTCCGCCGTGCGCTGTGAGATCGAGGGGCACGACTGCACCGTCCTCGCCCAGCGGTCGTCGAGCGGCCGGGTCGCCTTCGCCGCCTATCCGACCGAACTGGAGTCCGCCGGGGCGTGGTGGACCGAGTCCGGCCCCCAACTGCCCGCCGACGCCACGGTGTCGCTGGCGCTCGACGAGCACGACGAGGTCGTCGCGGCTTCCCTCTCCCCGTCGACCGGGAAGCTGCTGCTCACCCGCCGCAAGGACGAACCGGGACTCGCGCTGGAGGCCTGGCGGGAGATCTGACACCCGTTCCTTCTGATGTTCCCGTCACTCCAGACGCGCGAAGTGCGTCAAGGGATGGCCGGATGTGTGCGTGACGAGACGCACCTTGGGTGAACGTGGTCAAAAAGTGAAGGCCTTGTTAACCTCCTCGCACGTGTTCGATTGTGCTGGGGGGCCGGTTGCCGCTGCGTCCGAACCGGGGCCGCGGCAACGGGGGTTGGGGAATGATGTCGTGAGCAGATCCTCCATGGTGGATCTCGTCGTGGTCGGACTCGGTTACGTGGGACTGCCGTTAGCCAGGTCCGCGGCTGCCGCGGGCCTGAAGGTGGTCGGTCTCGACCGCAGCCGACGGGTGGTCGACGGGCTGAACGCCGGCCGTTCGCATGTGGATGACATCACCGACTCCGGTGTGCGCGGCATGCTGGAGCAGGGCTTCGAGGCCACCGACCGGGCCGGGGTCATCGCGGATGCCGCCGCGGTCGTGGTGTGTGTGCCGACGCCGCTCACCGACCACGGTGCTCCGGACCTCGGCGCGGTGCACGCGGCGGTGGACGACATCGCCGCCCACCTCCGGGCCGGCACGCTCGTGGTGCTGGAGTCGACGACGTACCCGGGGACCACCGACGAGGTCGTCAGGCCCCGGCTGGAGGCCGGTGGGCTGCGCGTCGGCGCCGACTTCCACCTCGCCTTCTCCCCGGAGCGCATCGACCCGGGCAACGCCTCCTTCGGGCTGGAGAACACGCCCAAGGTCGTCGGCGGCGTCACGGCCGACTGCACCAAGGCCGCCCGCGCACTCTACGAGCGTTTCGTGCACCGGGTCGTCGAGGCCAAGGGCACCCGCGAGGCCGAGATGGCCAAGCTGCTGGAGAACACCTACCGGCACGTCAACATCGCGCTCGTCAACGAGATGTCGATGTTCTGCCGTGAGATCGGTGTCGACCTGTGGGATGCCATCCGGTGTGCGTCGACGAAGCCGTTCGGGTTCGCGCCCTTCTACCCCGGGCCCGGCGTCGGCGGGCACTGCATCCCGATCGACCCCAACTACCTGTCGTACAAGGTCCGTTCGCTGGGCATCCCGTTCCGGTTCGTGGAACTGGCGCAGGAAATCAACCAGCGGATGCCCGTGCACGTCGTCAACCGCGCGGCCGACCTGCTCAACGACCAGGGCAAGGCCGTGCGCGGCTCGCGTGTCCTGCTGCTCGGCGTGACCTACAAGCCGGACATCTCCGACCAGCGCGAGAGCCCGGCGACACCCGTCGCGGAGAACCTGCTCGCGCGCGGTGCCGAACTCGTCTACTTCGACCCGCGGGTGGAGGACTGGCGGGTCGGCGGTGTGCCCGTCGAGCGTGCCGGTGACTATCTCGCCGCCGCCGAGGCCGCCGACCTCACCATCCTGCTCCAGGCGCACCGCGAGATCGACCTGGACGTGCTCGCCGACCGGGCCCGGGCACTCTTCGACACCCGGGGCAGGTCCGCCGATCACCCGCGGGTGGTCAAGCTGTGACAGCCGAAGACACGTACATACCCGGGGCCGTCGACTCCGGCGGCCGTCGCGCGCACCGCAAGCGCCGGCACCTGAAGGTCTCGTACTTCGTCTTCCTGGGCCTGGCCGCGCTCATCGTTACCCGGCTCGACGCCGGTTCCCTGCACCTGTACTCGATCGGTGCGATGGGCCTGCTGTCCCTGAAGATGTTCGGCGCCCTCTTCTACCGTCCGGCCAAGGCCGGGCGGGAGGAGCTGGAGTACCTGGAGAACACCTGGGTCACCGCGGTCATCCCGATCTACAACGAGGACCCGGTGATGTTCGAGCAGGGCATGCGCAGCCTCCTCGCGCAGAGCCGGCTGCCGAACGAGATCCACATCATCGACGACGCCAGCGCCGACGACTCCGGCATCCGCGCGGCGAAGAAGATGCGCCGCGAGTTCGAGGCCAAGGGCGTCAAGTACACCGTCAGCGTGCAGCCCCAGAACAAGGGCAAGCGCGAGGCGCTCGCGCTGGGCTTCGAGGCCGCGCCGTACTCGGACATCTTCCTCTGCGTCGACTCGGACACGGTGCTGTCCCGGGACACCGTGCGCGAGCTGCTGCTGCCGCTGGCCGACGAGAAGATCATGGCCTCCACCGGCATGGTGCTGGCGCTCAACCACGACAGCAACATCTTCACCCGCCTCCAGGACCTGCGCTACGGCAACTCGTTCCTCTTCGAGCGGGCCGCCTACTCCCGGCTGAAGTCGGTCCTGTGCTGCTGCGGCGCGCTGTCCGCGTACCGCGGCAAGCTGGTGCGCAAGTACCTGCCGGACTTCCTGGGCCAGCAGTTCCTGGGCAAGCCGGCCGTCTTCGGCGACGACCGCCGCATGACCAACTACTGCCTGATGGAAGGTCAGGTCGTCTTCCAGGAGACGGCCGTCGGCTACACCGCCGTCCCCGAGAAGCTGCCGCATTTCCTGCGCCAGCAGGTCCGCTGGAACAAGTCCTTCTTCCGCGAGTCGCTGTGGGCCTTCCGGCACCAGAAGAAGTACCGGCCCGCCTTCTGGCTGACCTGCATGGAACTCGCGCTGTGGCTGGTCTTCGGCTCGGCGATGTTCTACTCGATGGTCATCCTGCCCATCATCAAGCCCGAGCAGTTCGTCCACCACATCGGCGACTACCTCGTCTTCATGGTGCTGATGGGCTATCTGCGCAATGTGCGCTACCTCGACTTCCCGCGCCGGGGCATGGGCTTCGTCAAGCGGTTCGGCATGTTCCTGCTCGCGCCCATCTACGGCGTGATCCAGCTGACCCTGCTGACCCCGCTGCGGTTCTACGCCCTGTTCACCCTGCACAAGGGCAGTTGGGGCACCCGCCAGGGCGGTGTCGAGGTGTCCGTGGCCGGCGACCACGAGTCCGAGGTGACGGAGATCTTCGAGGAAGAGGACCCGTACTCCGACAAGAAGGTCACCGAGACGCTCCAGCTGATGCGTCTGGAGGGCGTGGCCCTGCGCACCCGGCCCCGCCCGGCGGGCGGTATCCCGGCCCAGCCGCAGCCGCTCCCGGGTTACGACGAGGAACAGCACGCGGCCGTCCCCCAGCAGCGCGTCAGCTGGGGGACACCGGAACCGGCCGGCCGGCAGCAGTGGCAGGGCGGTTACGACGGCCACCTCGACCAGTACCGGCAGCCCTACCCGGGCCAGAACCACGACCCCCAGCAGGGTGGATATCCGTACCCGGACCCGTCCTGGCAGCAGGGGCAGGGGCAGGGGCAGGGGCAGGGATACGGGCAGGGCGGCGGCTGGTAGGCCGCGTCCGTCGGACGGACATGAAGAGAGGGGCGGCCGGGGGGCCGCCCCTGACTCAAGTGTCCGGACCTCAGGTGTACGAGGCCATCGCCTCTTCGACCGTCAGCACCGGGATGCCCCGGTCGTCGATCGCCTTCATCAGCGTCTCCAGGCCCGACTTGCCGATCTCGGTGCTCTTGGCCGGGGCGCCCTCGGTGACCTTGTGCAGACAGAGGATCAGCCAGTCACCGCTGTTCACGCAGCGGTCGAGCCGGCCGCCCGCGCCCGTCAGCTTCGACAGTGCCGTACCGCCGATGCCGGTGCCGTCGTTGATGCCGGTCAGCGCCTTGAGGCGGTACGGCATCGCCGGTGCGAACGACTCGATCGTCTCGGAGATGATCGACCGTGCCGTGGTGAAGTGCCGGCTCGCGATCTGGTCGACCGGGACACCGTCGGTCGTCTTCTGGAACGCGCCGTGCGGATAGGCGAAGTGCTCGCTGGTGAAGCCGTTGGACACCAGCCACTCGCGCAGCTTCCGGAAGTCGTCGTCGGCCTGCTCGGCGGTGAGCTTGGGATAGCTCGCCGTGTGGACGGCGTTCGCGTACGAGTGGCCCGCCATCTCCCAGCCGGAGAAGTCCTGCATCGAACGCATCTGGCTGAGCGTCAGGAAGTTGCCCGTGCCGATGGCGTCGGCGATGTTGTAGACCGTGCCGGGGAAGCCGTAGCGTTCCATGACCGGACGGGCCAGGTCGTGGATCGACTTGTGGGAGTCGTCGAAGGTGAGGGAGACGACGCCTTTGGGGAAGACCGAGACGGTGTCCGGTATCAGCTCGACGGCCTGGAGCCGGTACGTCACCGGGCCGCCCGCGTTGTCGTACACGGCGAACGACATGTCGGTGAAGCCGGTCTTGGTGGACGGCTTGCCGTCGGCGCCGATGGAGTACGTGCCGGCCGCCGCGTTGACGTCGGCCCACTGGAGGTGGACCGTGACCCACTCCCCGGACTGGACGTAGTTGGCCGCCGTCTTGGAGTGGGTGTGGACCGTCCAGGCGAAGTGGTTCGCGAGGGAGCCGCTGCCCAGGTAGAAGACGAGCTTGGCCAGGTTCGTCACGTCGTCGACGCGGAAGACGAGCCGGATCATCTTGCCGGTCAGGCTGACCGCGGGCATGCCGGTCTTGCGGACGTAGGACTGCTTGCCGGTGCCGTTGGTGGTCACTCGGACCGACTGGGTGCCGCGCACGAAGACGGACTTGTCGTTCGCCTCGGCCGACGCGGTGCCCGCGCCGCCCGGCGTCCAGCCGTGGGAGGCCTGGAACTGCTGGGACCAACTGGCCCTGCGGTACTTGGGGCGGCGGCCGGAGGGGGCGTAGAGGGGAGGCGTGGTGAGGCCTCCGATGGCTCCCTCGGCGGCCGGCGCGGCGGCGGGCCGTGCCACCACCTGGCCCAGCCACGCGCCGCCACCGGCCATCGCGACGCCTCCTGTGCCGCCCATCAGCAGCGCGGAACGCCGGCTCACCACCGGCTTGTTCTCCGCAGCCTCGGCAGCGTGCCTGTGGGCGTTGGACCGCCTTTTCCTCACCGGGACTCCCGAACCGTGTCGAAGTAGTTCATTCCCTCACCGGTGAAGTCCTCGACCGCGGACTGGACTTCCTTCACCGACAGGGATGCGTTCGCGTTGTAGTAGAGCCAGTCCACCTTCAGGTCCCACGCGCGGTCGCCCTTGAACGGCAGATCCACGAACCAGTGGTTGAAGTTCACGGACATCCCCGAGCGCGGGGAGTACTTGCCGTCGCTGGAGAAGAGCTTCTCGCCGTCCATGCGGTAGGTGACGACGTCGTCCTCGACGGTGATCATCATGGTGTGCCAGCCGTCGAGGCTCTTGTTGGTCGTCCTGTAGACGCGGTCGTTGCTCTCGTGGTCGTACCAGGAGACGGTGTCGAGCTTGGGACCGAGGCGGCCCCAGCCGCCGTTCGGCATGTATTCGTTGTCGAGTTCGCTGTACTTCGTGCCGCTGCCGCCGATCGTGTAGAAGGTCTGGTTGACGTGGTCGCCGCCCTCGCCCTCCGCCGGATCGTCGCTGAAGTGGATGCGGGCCGCGTAGGTGCCGTCGCGGAACTCGCGGCTCCTGGTGCCCAGACTCGCCTGCCTGGTGCCCGCCTCGGTGCCGTCGGTGCTCGCCCGCAGGTTGAGCACCTGCCCCTCGGCCAGGGCGCCCTCGGCGGTGGGGAAACTGACGTTCTCCGCCGACCAGGTGTTCTCGATGCCGGGGCCGCCCTTGCTGGTGCGGACCAGCCAGCCGTGCTTGAACAGGGCCGGGTCCTTGGGACCCTGGTAGGTGAAGTCGTCGAACAACACTCCGGCCGGGGGAGCCGGCACCGGGTCGGGCGCGGCGGCCTTCGCCGAGGTCTTGTTCTCGTCGCTCGCCTCGGTGCCGTCCGGCTCCTCACCCCAGGCGAGGACGCCCCGCTTGTACGCGGTGACCTTCTCCGCCTCCTTGTAGGACGTCATCCGGGCGTCGAAGGAGCGGTCGTCGGACTGCTTCAGCCGCTTGTGGTCGGTGCGGAAGAGCTGGAGGTCGATGCCCTTGCTGTTGGCGCCGGGCTCGAGGCTGCCCGCGCCGGCCGTGAACCTGACCTCCAGGTAGTGGTCGGCGGTATCGGTGGCCTTGTCCATCGCGACGACCCGGCCGGCGACGTGCGAGCAGCCGAAGGCGGCGTTGACGCAGTTGAAGGCGTACGACGAGGGACCCGGGGCGCCGTCGGCCGTGAAGTAGTACCGGAGCGTCACATCGCTCAACGGCAGTGCCTTCTCCGTATCGTTGAAGACCTCGAACGACGGCTTTGCCGCCGCGGCGGTGGCCGGGGTGTCGGTCCGGTAGCGGACCTTGAGTTCGGGCGGGTCCGGGTTCGCCGCCTTCCACACGGGATACAGCGCCGTGCCGCCGGCGGCGACCACCACTAAGAGGAACAGGAGCCTGATCTTGGGCCATACCCGGCGTCGGGGTGTTCGGCGGCGGGTGGACGCCACGTAAGACTCCTTCGAGGACACCCGGCGGTCTCTGGTGGAGATCATCAGAGCCAGGTAAATAATGGTCGGATTGTGTGAGGATCCTATCTGTGACGGCATGCAGAAGGGGGGTGGGGCGTCCGGATCGTTACCGTACGCCCCACCCCCCTCAGGGGTTACGCGTTACGCGGGGACGCTCGCCACGCCCTGCGCCAGGAACCTCTCGCCGTTGACCCGCTCGGAGACGCCCTCGCGGTCCAGGTACGGCGTGATGCCGCCCAGGTGGAACGGCCAGCCGGCGCCCGTGATGAGGCACAGGTCGATGTCCTGCGCCTCGGCGACGACGCCCTCGTCGAGCATGATGCCGATCTCCTGCGCCACCGCGTCCAGGACGCGCTCGCGGACCTGCTCCTCCGTCAGGACGCTGTCGCCCTGCTTCAGCAGCGCGGCGACCTCCGGGTCCAGCTCCGGCTTGCCGCTGTCGTAGACGTAGAAGCCGCGCTTGCCCGCCTCGACGACCGCCTTGAGGTTCGGGGAGACCGTGAAGCGGTCCGGGAACGCCTTGTTGAGCGTCTCGGAGACGTGCAGGCCGATCGCCGGACCGACCAGCTCCAGCAGGACGAGAGGAGACATCGGCAGGCCGAGGGGCTCCACCGCCTTCTCGGCGACCTCGACGGGGGTGCCCTCGTCGATGACGTTCTGGATCTCGCCCATGAAGCGGGTCAGGATGCGGTTCACGACGAACGCCGGGGCGTCCTTGACCAGCACCGCGGTCTTCTTCAGCTTCTTGGCGACGCCGAACGCCGTGGCCAGGGAGGCGTCGTCGGTCTGCTCGCCGCGGACGATCTCCAGCAGCGGCAGCACGGCGACCGGGTTGAAGAAGTGGAAGCCGACGACCCGCTCGGGGTGCTTCAGCTTCGACGCCATCTCCGACACCGACAGCGAGGAGGTGTTGGTGGCGAGGATCGCGTGCGCCGGGGCGACCGCCTCGACCTCCGCGAAGACCTTCTGCTTGACGCCCATCTCCTCGAACACGGCCTCGATGATGAAGTCCGCGTCCGCGAAGCCCTCGGCCTTGTCCAGGACGCCGGTCACCAGCGCCTTGAGGCGGTTGGCCTTGTCCTGGTTGATCCGGCCCTTGCCGAGCAGCTTGTCGATCTCGGCGTGGACGTAGCCCACACCCTTGTCGACGCGCTCCTGGTCGATGTCGGTCAGCACGACCGGCACCTCCAGGCGGCGCAGGAACAGCAGCGCGAGCTGGCTGGCCATCAGACCGGCGCCGACGACACCGACCTTGGTGACCGGGCGGGCCAGGCTCTTGTCCGGGGCACCGGCGGGGCGCTTGCCGCGCTTCTGCACCAGGTTGAAGGCGTAGATGCCGGAGCGCAGTTCGCCGCCCATGATCAGGTCGGCGAGCGCCTTGTCCTCGGCGTCGTAGCCCTGCTGGAGGTCGCCGTTCTTGGCGGCGGCGATGATGTCCAGGGCGCGGTAGGCGGCCGGGGCGGCGCCGTGCACCTTGGAGTCCGCGATGAAACGGCCCTTGGCGACGGCCTGGTCCCAGCCCTCGCCGCGGTCGATCACCGGGCGCTCGATCTCCAGCTCGCCCTTGAGGACGGACGCGGTCCAGACCAGCGACTGCTCCAGGAAGTCCGCGCCCTCGAAGATCGCGTCGGCGATCCCGAGCTCGTAGACCTGCTTGCCCCTGAGCTGCTTGTTCTGGTTGAGGCTGTTCTCGATGATCACCGAGACGGCCTTGTCGGCGCCGATCAGGTTCGGCAGCAGCGTGCAGCCGCCCCAGCCGGGGACCAGCCCGAGGAACACCTCGGGCAGCGAGAACGCCGGGACGGCCGAGGAGACGGTCCGGTAGGTGCAGTGCAGACCGACCTCGACACCGCCGCCCATCGCGGCGCCGTTGTAGTACGCGAAGGTCGGCACGGCCAGCTTGGACAGCCGCTTGAAGACCTCGTGGCCGCCCTTGCCGATGGCGAGCGCGTGCTCGTACTCCTTGAGGATCTCCACGCCCTTGAGGTCGGCGCCGACCGCGAAGATGAATGGCTTGCCGGTGATGCCGACGCCGACGATCTCGCCGTCCGCCGCCTCCTTCTCGACCTGGTCGATCGCGGCGTTCAGGTTCGCCAGCGAGGCCGGGCCGAAGGTGGTCGGCTTGGTGTGGTCGTGGCCGTTGTCCAGGGTGATCAGGGCGAAGCGCCCGGCACCCAGGGGGAGGTCGAAGTGCCGTACGTGCGCACTGGTGACGACCTCGTCCGGGAACAGCTCGGAAGCCTGCTGCAGAAGCTCGGCGGTGGTGCTCACTTGTCCCCCTCGAAGTGCGGGTTCTCCCAGATGACCGTCGCGCCCATGCCGAAGCCGACGCACATGGTGGTCAGGCCGTAGCGGACGTGCGGCTGCTCCTCGAACTGGCGGGCCAGCTGCGTCATCAGACGGACGCCGGAGGAGGCCAGCGGGTGGCCGAAGGCGATGGCGCCGCCGTACTGGTTGACGCGCTCGTCGTCGTCGGCGATGCCGTAGTGGTCGAGGAAGGCCAGGACCTGGACGGCGAAGGCCTCGTTGATCTCGAACAGGCCGATGTCGGAGATGGACAGGCCCGCCTGGGCCAGCGCCTTCTCCGTGGCCGGGATCGGGCCGTAGCCCATGACCTCCGGCTCGACGCCCGTGAAGGAGTAGGAGACCAGGCGCATCTTCACGGGGAGGTCGTTCTCCCGCGCGAACTCCTCGGAGGCGATGAGCGAGGCGGTGGCGCCGTCGTTCAGACCGGCCGCGTTACCGGCGGTGACCCGGCCGTGGACGCGGAACGGGGTCTTGAGGCCCCGGAGGTTCTCCAGGGTCGTGCCCGGGCGCATCGGCTCGTCGGCGGTGACCAGGCCCCAGCCCGTCTCACCGGCCTCGGCGTTGGTCCGGCGCACCGAGACCGGCACCAGGTCGGCCTGGATCTTGCCGTTGGCGTACGCCTTGGCGGCCTTCTCCTGCGAGCGCACGGCGTACTCGTCGGCGCGCAGCTTGGTGATCTGCGGGTAGCGGTCGTGCAGGTTCTCCGCGGTCATGCCCATGAAAAGGGCCGACTCGTCGACCAGCTTCTCGCTCACGAACCGCGGGTTCGGGTCGACGCCCTCGCCCATGGGGTGACGGCCCATGTGCTCGACACCGCCGGCGATGGCGATGTCGTAGGCGCCGAAGGCGACGGAACCGGCGACCGCGGTCACGGCCGTCAGCGCGCCCGCGCACATGCGGTCGATGGAGTAACCCGGGACGGACTGCGGCAGACCCGCGAGGATCCCGGCGGTGCGGCCGATGGTCAGGCCCTGGTCACCGATCTGCGTGGTCGCGGCGATGGCGACCTCGTCGATCTTCTTCGGGTCGAGACCGGGGTTGCGGCGCAGCAGCTCCCGGATCGCCTTCACGACGAGGTCGTCGGCACGGGTCTCGTGGTAGATGCCCTTCGGGCCCGCCTTGCCGAACGGGGTGCGGACGCCGTCTACGAAGACGACGTCCCTGACGGTACGAGGCACGATGGCTCTCCTCCAGGGTCCAGGACGCTGAGCGCTTGCTCATCCCATGCTACTTATGAGTAACGTAGCTGCCCAGTCCTGACATGGCGAGCGGTGAACGTCACATCTCACCGGGGTGGCGCTGTGGACCCTCTCGGGGTCAGCACCGGGGTCGGCACGGGATGTGACCCGGCCGCTCCATTCCCGGTGATCACCCCGAACAAGGTCCGGGCCACCTCCGCCCCGAACCCGTGCACGTCGTGACTCATGGCGGACAGGGTCGGATGCGTCAGTCGGCACAGCTGCGAGTCGTCCCACGCCAGCAGCGACACATCGTCCGGCACCCGCACCCCCATCTCCGCCGCCACCGACAATCCCGCCACCGCCATGATGTCGTTGTCGTACACGATCGCCGTCGGCCGGTCCGGCGGCGCAGCCGTCAGCAGCGACCGTGTCGCCCGCGCCCCCGCGTCGCCCGAGAAGTCGGTCGCGACCTGCCACGCCCCGGCCAGCGCCAGAGCCCGCGCCGCCTCGTCGAACGCCGCCGTCCGGATTGCCGTGTGCCCGAGGGCCGCCGCCCCGCCCACCCGGGCGACCCGCCGGTGCCCGAGCGCCGCCAGATACCGCACCGCCTCCGTCACGGCCGTCCCGTCGTCGGTCCACACGGAGGTGAGCCCCCCGGTCAGCGAGGGATGCCCCACGGCGACCACCGGCAGCCCGAGCCGCTCCACCAGGCCCACCCGGGGATCGTCGGCCCGGAAGTCGACGAGGATCGACCCGCCGATCTGCCGCCCCCGCCACCACGCCTCCTGGACCCCCAGCTCCTCGTCCAGATTCCGTACGAGTCTCAGCAGCAGGGAGCAGGAGTGCTCGGCCAGGACGCTCTCCACGCCGGACACGAACTCCATGTACCAGGGCTCCAGCCCGAGCACCCGCGCCGGGCGGCACACCGCGAGCCCCACCACGTCCACGCGTGAACCGGCCAGTGTCCGCGCCGTGAGGTTCGGCGCCCAGCCCAGTTCCCGCGCCGCCCGGAAGATCCGGTCCCGGGTCGCCTCCGACAGCCCGGGCTTGTGGTTGAACGCGAGCGACACGGCGCCCTTGGACACGCCGGCGCGCGCGGCGACGTCCTTGATGGTGACGCGGGGGGTCGGCGTTGCCGTCATCGGGTGGGCTCCACGCAGTACAGGGCCGAACGGGCACGTTCCGCGTCCGGAGTCTTCCAGCGGCGCACCCCGATGGTCACCTCTTCGCCCGGCAGCAGCGTGACGCGGCCCCGGTCGGCCCGCGCTTCCGGATCCAGCCGGTCGGCCTGGAGCAGCAGGTCCCGGACCAGGGTGCGGGCGGTGACCGTGATGCCGCCCGGGGCGAGCGCGACATCGAACTGCGGTGCAGGGTAAGGGATTTCGCGGTCCGGAACCGGGAAGTACAAGGCCCGCAGCTCGTCTGCGTCTGCGGTGCGGTCCGCCCGGGCGCCCGTGTGCCCGTCCGTTCCCGCGTCCCCGCCTGCGACTGCGCCCGCGTCACCGTCCGCGCCTGCTCCATCACCCCCGCCCGCGTCCGCACCCCCGCCCGCATCCGCGACGAGAAACTCCTTCGGCCCGGCCGGCGTCAGCTCGCGCGGGACATCCATCCGCGCCACCGTCCGCCCTCCGGCGACCAGTTCCACGGTCACCTGCCCCAGCACCTCGCCCTCGACGGACATCCGCCGCAGGGTCAGCGTCGACGTCCAGTCTTCGTCCGCCTGGTTGACGGCGGCCAGCACCAGCCCGCAGTCCCGCGCCTGGAGCGTCAGCAACCGGTCCGCGTACAGCCGCTTCAGCTCGTGGTACAGCGGTTTCTCCCGCCCGTCCCCGTCGATCGCCGCCCAGGACGTCACCGGCCAGCAGTCGTTGAGCTGCCAGAGGACCGTGCCCGCGCACACCGGCCAGTGGGAGCGCCAGTGCTCGATCCCGGCGGCGACCGCACGCGCCTGGTTGACCTGCATCAGGTAGTGCCAACGGTCGAAGTCCCCGTCCGGCACGGCGAAATGCCGGGCCAGTCCCCGCTCCAGCTTCCCGTTGCCGTCGTCGGCCTTCTGGTGGTGCACCATGCCGGGGGAGTCGGGCGCGAGTTCCTCCCCGGGCAGCGCCCGACGCAGCGTGGCGTACGCGGGCGGCGCCTGCCAGCCGAACTCGGCGACGAACCGGGGCACGCTCAGCCGGTAGTCGGCGTAGTCCTCATGGTTCCACACGTCCCAGGAGTGGTGTGTGCCGTGCGCCGGATCGTTGGGATGCCGGTCCCATGACCCGGACCAGGGGCTCCCCGCCGCGTACGGCCGCGTAGGGTCCAACTCGGCCACCACGCGCGGCAGTAGGCCCAGGTAATACCCCTCGCCCCAGGAGTCACCGGCCAGCCGCGGCTCCCAGCCCCAGTCCCGGAAGGCCCACAGGTTCTCGTTGTTGCCGTTCCACAGCACCAGCGACGGATGCGGCATCA encodes the following:
- a CDS encoding nucleotide sugar dehydrogenase, producing the protein MSRSSMVDLVVVGLGYVGLPLARSAAAAGLKVVGLDRSRRVVDGLNAGRSHVDDITDSGVRGMLEQGFEATDRAGVIADAAAVVVCVPTPLTDHGAPDLGAVHAAVDDIAAHLRAGTLVVLESTTYPGTTDEVVRPRLEAGGLRVGADFHLAFSPERIDPGNASFGLENTPKVVGGVTADCTKAARALYERFVHRVVEAKGTREAEMAKLLENTYRHVNIALVNEMSMFCREIGVDLWDAIRCASTKPFGFAPFYPGPGVGGHCIPIDPNYLSYKVRSLGIPFRFVELAQEINQRMPVHVVNRAADLLNDQGKAVRGSRVLLLGVTYKPDISDQRESPATPVAENLLARGAELVYFDPRVEDWRVGGVPVERAGDYLAAAEAADLTILLQAHREIDLDVLADRARALFDTRGRSADHPRVVKL
- a CDS encoding glycosyltransferase produces the protein MTAEDTYIPGAVDSGGRRAHRKRRHLKVSYFVFLGLAALIVTRLDAGSLHLYSIGAMGLLSLKMFGALFYRPAKAGREELEYLENTWVTAVIPIYNEDPVMFEQGMRSLLAQSRLPNEIHIIDDASADDSGIRAAKKMRREFEAKGVKYTVSVQPQNKGKREALALGFEAAPYSDIFLCVDSDTVLSRDTVRELLLPLADEKIMASTGMVLALNHDSNIFTRLQDLRYGNSFLFERAAYSRLKSVLCCCGALSAYRGKLVRKYLPDFLGQQFLGKPAVFGDDRRMTNYCLMEGQVVFQETAVGYTAVPEKLPHFLRQQVRWNKSFFRESLWAFRHQKKYRPAFWLTCMELALWLVFGSAMFYSMVILPIIKPEQFVHHIGDYLVFMVLMGYLRNVRYLDFPRRGMGFVKRFGMFLLAPIYGVIQLTLLTPLRFYALFTLHKGSWGTRQGGVEVSVAGDHESEVTEIFEEEDPYSDKKVTETLQLMRLEGVALRTRPRPAGGIPAQPQPLPGYDEEQHAAVPQQRVSWGTPEPAGRQQWQGGYDGHLDQYRQPYPGQNHDPQQGGYPYPDPSWQQGQGQGQGQGYGQGGGW
- a CDS encoding polysaccharide deacetylase family protein; translated protein: MSRRSALLMGGTGGVAMAGGGAWLGQVVARPAAAPAAEGAIGGLTTPPLYAPSGRRPKYRRASWSQQFQASHGWTPGGAGTASAEANDKSVFVRGTQSVRVTTNGTGKQSYVRKTGMPAVSLTGKMIRLVFRVDDVTNLAKLVFYLGSGSLANHFAWTVHTHSKTAANYVQSGEWVTVHLQWADVNAAAGTYSIGADGKPSTKTGFTDMSFAVYDNAGGPVTYRLQAVELIPDTVSVFPKGVVSLTFDDSHKSIHDLARPVMERYGFPGTVYNIADAIGTGNFLTLSQMRSMQDFSGWEMAGHSYANAVHTASYPKLTAEQADDDFRKLREWLVSNGFTSEHFAYPHGAFQKTTDGVPVDQIASRHFTTARSIISETIESFAPAMPYRLKALTGINDGTGIGGTALSKLTGAGGRLDRCVNSGDWLILCLHKVTEGAPAKSTEIGKSGLETLMKAIDDRGIPVLTVEEAMASYT
- a CDS encoding cellulose binding domain-containing protein, with protein sequence MVVAAGGTALYPVWKAANPDPPELKVRYRTDTPATAAAAKPSFEVFNDTEKALPLSDVTLRYYFTADGAPGPSSYAFNCVNAAFGCSHVAGRVVAMDKATDTADHYLEVRFTAGAGSLEPGANSKGIDLQLFRTDHKRLKQSDDRSFDARMTSYKEAEKVTAYKRGVLAWGEEPDGTEASDENKTSAKAAAPDPVPAPPAGVLFDDFTYQGPKDPALFKHGWLVRTSKGGPGIENTWSAENVSFPTAEGALAEGQVLNLRASTDGTEAGTRQASLGTRSREFRDGTYAARIHFSDDPAEGEGGDHVNQTFYTIGGSGTKYSELDNEYMPNGGWGRLGPKLDTVSWYDHESNDRVYRTTNKSLDGWHTMMITVEDDVVTYRMDGEKLFSSDGKYSPRSGMSVNFNHWFVDLPFKGDRAWDLKVDWLYYNANASLSVKEVQSAVEDFTGEGMNYFDTVRESR
- a CDS encoding 3-hydroxyacyl-CoA dehydrogenase NAD-binding domain-containing protein, translated to MSTTAELLQQASELFPDEVVTSAHVRHFDLPLGAGRFALITLDNGHDHTKPTTFGPASLANLNAAIDQVEKEAADGEIVGVGITGKPFIFAVGADLKGVEILKEYEHALAIGKGGHEVFKRLSKLAVPTFAYYNGAAMGGGVEVGLHCTYRTVSSAVPAFSLPEVFLGLVPGWGGCTLLPNLIGADKAVSVIIENSLNQNKQLRGKQVYELGIADAIFEGADFLEQSLVWTASVLKGELEIERPVIDRGEGWDQAVAKGRFIADSKVHGAAPAAYRALDIIAAAKNGDLQQGYDAEDKALADLIMGGELRSGIYAFNLVQKRGKRPAGAPDKSLARPVTKVGVVGAGLMASQLALLFLRRLEVPVVLTDIDQERVDKGVGYVHAEIDKLLGKGRINQDKANRLKALVTGVLDKAEGFADADFIIEAVFEEMGVKQKVFAEVEAVAPAHAILATNTSSLSVSEMASKLKHPERVVGFHFFNPVAVLPLLEIVRGEQTDDASLATAFGVAKKLKKTAVLVKDAPAFVVNRILTRFMGEIQNVIDEGTPVEVAEKAVEPLGLPMSPLVLLELVGPAIGLHVSETLNKAFPDRFTVSPNLKAVVEAGKRGFYVYDSGKPELDPEVAALLKQGDSVLTEEQVRERVLDAVAQEIGIMLDEGVVAEAQDIDLCLITGAGWPFHLGGITPYLDREGVSERVNGERFLAQGVASVPA